The window GACAAGGAAAAAGCCGATCTGGTGAACTTCCTGAAATCTCTGTCCGGTGATGAGATCATCGTCGAGGAACCAGAGCTGCAAGACTATGCTCCGCTTCCCGCGCCAACGGCCATGAAGTGAGGAGGACCCCATCATGAATGCTCCAACTGCCATGGAAATGGAAAAATCCCATACCTGCAGCTGTTCTGGCAAAGCCAAGAAAGCCTGCACCATGAACCGGCGTCAATTCCTGTTCGCTTCTGGTGCAACCACCTTCACCGTCATGGTCACCATGACGGCGGGCAAGGGTAAGGCAGAACAGGTGCCAGCTTTGGTATCGACCTATCCACGCAAGAAAATTGCCAAACTGTCCGAGTTGAAACAGGACGAACCGGTGACCTTTGAATATCCTGATGAAGGCGAATATGCCAGCTCCATCCTTGTGAAAATGGGCAAGGAAGGCGGCGGCGGCGTCGGCAAGGACAAGGATATCGTAGCTTTCAACCTGACCTGTACCCACCAGGGTGGTGACATGACAGACGGCTACAAGCCAGAGCATAAAGTGCTTGGCCCATGTCCGTTGCATCTGTCCACCTACGACCTGACCCGTCACGGGATTCTGGTCTCCGGACAGGCCTATCAGTCCCTGCCTCAGGTACTGCTGGAAGTGGATGGCGATGATGTTTATGCCGTCGGAATGTTCGGCCTGATTTATGGCCGCTATGACAACCTGATTTCTTAAAGGAGGGAGCAGTTATGACAACTCCGTACTATGTTCCCGAAACCAATGTGCCGTTGCCTCCCAAAGGGGCAGACGTTATCTCCACTGCATGTGACTATTGCATCGTAGCCTGTGGCTACAAGGTCTACCGCTGGCCAGTAACCGCCAAATCAGGTGGTACCACAGCTGACAGCAATGCGTTCAATGAAGACTTCCCTGTTGCGCCGCTTGGCCCATGGGTTGCTCCGAACCAGACCAACATTGTCATGCATAATGGCCAGCCACATCATGTGGTTATCATTCCCGACAAGGATACCAACTTCGTCAACACTGACGGTGACAGTTCCTTGCGTGGTGGCTGTATCGCTCAAAAATGCTACAACCCGGAAACTCCGACCCGTGATCGCCTCAAAACACCAATGATGCGTATCTATGGCACACTGATGCCTGTGCCTTGGGATCTGGCTCTGGAAGTGGCTGCCGAAATCGGCAAATATGTCATCGAGAAGCATGGCACCAATTCCTATGCCGTGAAGACATTCTCCTATCAATACATGGAGAATACCTACGCCATCTCCAAATATGCCCTGCGGCACATCAAGACGGCCAACTTCACGTTCCATGATACACCATCTGACGTGACGTCCACTCCGGGATTCCGTGATGCTGGTTTCGACAATTTTGGTCCTTCTTACGAAGACTGGAAAAATGCCGAAACGCTGCTGATTTGCGGTACCGATCCCTATGAAACCAAAACCATTCTCTATACCCAGTGGTTGATGAAGGGTATGCAGGAGCACGGCCAGAAAGAGATCTATCTCATTCCTCGTCGTTCTGCCGGTGTTGCTTACGCCGAGAAAATGGGCGGTTTGCATATCGACATTACCCCAGGGACCGACCTTCTGGTTGTCAATGCCATCGCCCGCGTCATCGTGGAGAATGGCTGGGAAGATGCCGAATGGATCAAGGACTGGGTCAACAACAAGTGGGAAAGCTCCTCAGGCTTCGGTCAGGGCACGCGGAACACGCCATGGCAATGGCGCACCACTTGGGGCAAATTCCAGACCAAAGGGTTCGAGGACTGGAAAAAGTGGCTGCTGTCTCAGGATGAATTCAAGCCTGAAAATGCTGCTGCGATTGCTGAAATCGATGTTCAGAAGATCTACACTGCGGCCGAATGGATGGCCAAGCCCAAGAAAGATGGCTCCCGTCCCAAGACCTCAGTGATGATCGAGAAGGGCTTCTACTGGTCAAACAACACCGGTAACACCCAGGCAATCTCCGCTCTCGGCATCATCGTTGGTGCTGGCGGTCGTCCAGGTCAGGTCATTGGCCGTGCAGGTGGCCACCAGCGTGGTGGTGTGAAGGGTGGTTCCTACCCTCGCAACAAGTCACCTGAGAAAGTACCTGGTCGTCGTCGTCGTGCGATGGATACTGACCGTTACCTCTTGGCTGGTCACACCCGTCTGGCTCACGTCATCGGGAACACCTGGATCCAGTCCATGTGTGGGTCCCAGCAATTGGCAGAGAAATTTGAGGAACTGACGGTGCGCAACCCGCATCAGATCCGCTCTTTCATGAAGGAAGAGATGATTCAGGCTCTCAAGGATCGTGTCGATAGCGGTGGTATGGTTGTCTTCAATCAGGACATCTATCTGCAAGATCCGATCGGTGCCCGTTATGCCGATATCGTCTTCCCAGCCGCAACATGGGGTGAATCTGACTTCATGCGCGCCAACGGCGAACGCCGTGTGCGTCTGTATCAGAAATTCTATGATGCACCGGGCGCTGCGAAACCGGATTGGTGGATCATTGCTCAGCTTGCAAAACGCATGGGCTTTGATGGCTTCGATTGGCAAAATTCCAACGAAGTTGCTGAAGAACTGGCGCGCTTCACCCGTGGTAGCCGCAAGGACTTCTTTGTGATCAAAACCTTGGCTCACAAGGAAGGCAAGACGCTACATCAGAAATTGGCCGAATTCGGTACAGACGGCGTGCAATGTCCTGCTATGCTTGATGACAATGACAACATCATTGAAACCAAGCGTTTGCACGATACCCAACGTGAGTTGCCTGAAATCGGTGCGGCGGGACCGAACATGCTTGGCAAGAAAGCCACGCATTTCAACAGCCAGACCGGTAAGTGCAACATTCAGAAATCCCCTTGGAATCTGTTCTCGGATTACTGGGCATGGCTGAAACCGCGCGAAGGTGAAGGCGAATTGTGGTGTACTTCCGGA is drawn from Cohaesibacter gelatinilyticus and contains these coding sequences:
- a CDS encoding arsenate reductase (azurin) large subunit, which codes for MTTPYYVPETNVPLPPKGADVISTACDYCIVACGYKVYRWPVTAKSGGTTADSNAFNEDFPVAPLGPWVAPNQTNIVMHNGQPHHVVIIPDKDTNFVNTDGDSSLRGGCIAQKCYNPETPTRDRLKTPMMRIYGTLMPVPWDLALEVAAEIGKYVIEKHGTNSYAVKTFSYQYMENTYAISKYALRHIKTANFTFHDTPSDVTSTPGFRDAGFDNFGPSYEDWKNAETLLICGTDPYETKTILYTQWLMKGMQEHGQKEIYLIPRRSAGVAYAEKMGGLHIDITPGTDLLVVNAIARVIVENGWEDAEWIKDWVNNKWESSSGFGQGTRNTPWQWRTTWGKFQTKGFEDWKKWLLSQDEFKPENAAAIAEIDVQKIYTAAEWMAKPKKDGSRPKTSVMIEKGFYWSNNTGNTQAISALGIIVGAGGRPGQVIGRAGGHQRGGVKGGSYPRNKSPEKVPGRRRRAMDTDRYLLAGHTRLAHVIGNTWIQSMCGSQQLAEKFEELTVRNPHQIRSFMKEEMIQALKDRVDSGGMVVFNQDIYLQDPIGARYADIVFPAATWGESDFMRANGERRVRLYQKFYDAPGAAKPDWWIIAQLAKRMGFDGFDWQNSNEVAEELARFTRGSRKDFFVIKTLAHKEGKTLHQKLAEFGTDGVQCPAMLDDNDNIIETKRLHDTQRELPEIGAAGPNMLGKKATHFNSQTGKCNIQKSPWNLFSDYWAWLKPREGEGELWCTSGRINERWQSGFDDRRRPYIVQRWPENWVEIHPDDAAERGIESGDYVMVYSERVPGQKHTIVGVEGDDFQFSKLMENGHIELTKAAITAVAMVTPAIKKGVMYMDFLHMSQPANALEGRVVDWISGNYNYKMGVGKIKKLGPSPYKTEFRTMSFAPRDIA
- a CDS encoding arsenate reductase (azurin) small subunit, whose protein sequence is MNAPTAMEMEKSHTCSCSGKAKKACTMNRRQFLFASGATTFTVMVTMTAGKGKAEQVPALVSTYPRKKIAKLSELKQDEPVTFEYPDEGEYASSILVKMGKEGGGGVGKDKDIVAFNLTCTHQGGDMTDGYKPEHKVLGPCPLHLSTYDLTRHGILVSGQAYQSLPQVLLEVDGDDVYAVGMFGLIYGRYDNLIS